One Zeugodacus cucurbitae isolate PBARC_wt_2022May chromosome 3, idZeuCucr1.2, whole genome shotgun sequence genomic region harbors:
- the LOC105209617 gene encoding TBC1 domain family member 23, with product MDDNLWLIELESALLDDCNVNDIYAICRGKAIPESLRPDVWQVCLDVRHKSDQMSLFNEIFDLPFQNTLREDCQLIVDRIGNDDEDKVSVISDLESILTFYCKNRNFLYESDNGWIELLLPLLALKLNRSDTYNLFEAIRDTYIPKGCKPKGNVFHVFRLLILYHDPELCTMLDTKKITPDLYSMQWFQCLFASSCSLTVILSMWDLYFQHADPFMVFFLGLIILVNGRDLILGMKDATKEELIKFLSNMPCALEPDDVADFCSLAQYYSLKTPSSFKTDFLKALYGSQSEKGPHNEPCSVSQALCLPVSVYELVENSSLELNTSDTVRFFLVDCRPADQYNAGHLSTAFHLDCNLMLQEPVAFSTAVQGLLNAQRQAIEANSNAGGEHLCFMGSGRMEEDQYTHMVVASFLQKNTQYVSLLTGGYMSIHDYFGDHMADCLEDHNVKKCIVCSKNNVEIRNSGRPRQTQEEKRDSQARPTSDIFSRFSAVMKLKSSEVKDKLFDIITNPSNGVGSAANSQGNLGQTTIQDRHVSATERNGKRYRNVAPVFSIDDENDEHYNDNEVKDSPDLASSKLSGDAKEIVSLTQYLKSPDIINAFRCQEVHMNGYMYDSHLIISATHLIVLRELGRGQAQIIVRRPLSSIVKITAKKRHRDLITFKYGFPDGDGLLITDMDRFLIPNASEATAIVSKHIVQTLDGTKLT from the exons ATGGATGACAATTTATG GCTTATAGAACTAGAGTCAGCGCTCTTAGATGATTGCAATGTTAACGATATATATGCTATTTGCCGAGGTAAAGCTATTCCCGAATCACTGCGTCCTGACGTGTGGCAAGTGTGCCTTGATGTACGTCATAAAAGCGATCAAATGTCGttgttcaatgaaattttcgatTTACCTTTTCAAAACACGTTACGAGAGGATTGTCAATTGATTGTAGATCGTATTGGAAATGATGATGAAGACAAGGTTTCTGTAATTTCCGATTTAGAGTCGATTCTCAcgttttattgtaaaaatagaaattttttgtatgagagTGACAATGGATGGATTGAACTATTATTACCTTTATTGGCACTAAAGTTGAATCGATCTGACACATATAATCTATTCGAGGCAATaagagacacatacatacccaaGGGTTGCAAACCAAAAGGAAATGTGTTTCACGTTTTCCGCTTACTTATACTATATCATGATCCTGAATTATGTACAATGTTAGATACGAAAAAAATTACGCCAGACTTGTACTCAATGCAATGGTTCCAGTGTTTATTTGCTTCGAGTTGCAGCCTTACTGTCATTCTCTCGATGTGGGATTTATACTTTCAGCATGCAGATCCCTTTATGGTTTTCTTCTTGGGATTGATTATACTTGTCAACGGACGTGACCTAATATTAGGAATGAAAGATGCAACAAAagaagaattaataaaatttctttcaaatatgCCTTGTGCTTTGGAACCAGATGATGTTGCAGACTTTTGCTCGTTAGCACAATACTACTCGCTTAAAACCCCTAGTTCATTTAAAACCGACtttttaaaagctctttatGGTTCACAAAGTGAAAAGGGACCACATAATGAACCATGTAGTGTTTCACAG GCTTTGTGTCTTCCAGTCTCCGTATATGAATTAGTAGAGAATTCGTCTTTAGAATTAAATACATCCGACACAGTGCGTTTTTTCTTGGTTGATTGTCGGCCGGCAGATCAATACAATGCCGGACACCTTTCAACTGCATTTCATCTTGATTGTAATTTAATGTTACAAGAACCCGTCGCTTTTTCTACCGCTGTACAAGGACTTTTGAATGCACAGCGCCAAGCAATTGAAGCCAACTCTAATGCGGGAGGCGAACACCTTTGTTTCATGGGAAGTGGCCGTATGGAGGAAGATCAATATACGCATATGGTGGTCGCCTcatttttgcaaaagaacaccCAGTACGTATCGTTGTTGACTGGAGGGTACATGTCTATTCATGATTATTTCGGAGACCACATGGCAGATTGCCTAGAGGACCATAatgttaaaaaatgcattgtttGCTCCAAAAATAATGTCGAAATTAGGAATTCAGGAAGACCAAGACAAACACAAGAG gaaAAACGAGATTCTCAAGCACGACCAACCTCCGATATATTTAGTCGCTTTTCTGCAGTGATGAAATTGAAATCCTCTGAAGTGAAGGACAAGCTTTTCGATATCATCACTAATCCATCAAATGGAGTTGGTTCGGCAGCCAATTCGCAAGGGAACTTGGGCCAGACGACCATTCAAGATCGACATGTTTCGGCCACTGAACGCAATGGAAAGCGGTATCGTAATGTAGCACCGGTATTTAGCATTGACGACGAGAATGATGAGCATTATAACGACAACGAAGTGAAAGATTCCCCGGATTTGGCCAGTTCCAAACTGTCTGGTGACGCCAAGGAAATTGTCAGTTTAACTCAGTATTTAAAGTCACCAGATATAATTAATGCGTTCCGATGTCAGGAAGTTCACATgaatggatatatgtatgataGTCATTTAATAATATCGGCGACGCACTTAATTGTATTACGAGAACTTGGGCGCGGGCAAGCTCAGATTATAGTTCGTCGTCCCCTATCAAGTATAGTTAAAATAACCGCAAAGAAACGTCACCGCGACTTGATAACATTCAAATATGGATTCCCCGATGGAGATGGACTACTTATAACTGACATGGACCGATTCCTAATTCCAAACGCAAGTGAAGCTacagcaattgtatcaaaacACATTGTTCAAACACTAGACGGCACTAAATTAACGTAA